The Diceros bicornis minor isolate mBicDic1 chromosome 13 unlocalized genomic scaffold, mDicBic1.mat.cur SUPER_13_unloc_1, whole genome shotgun sequence genome includes a window with the following:
- the LOC131401652 gene encoding ral guanine nucleotide dissociation stimulator-like has product MRSVEGKARPLTLLPNCLPQCHLFSGGNLPGPRAGFLETPALSLFQDEADLSASQLAWLGAGDHAYFLQVQLEHPRPIEEELEISCPELPPAPEPEQGPAPRLDPAPALVPPPVLELEPVSPPSVPPGPEPPPTSAPAPVPAPELEPAGPLAPGRILTPTGEITAEPDPAPEPTCRWDVTSKNLLKEEKPDFLEFLPRLLAEQLTLIYVVNSRELTADCGFCCLGKMCI; this is encoded by the exons atgagaagtgtggagggaaaggccaggcctctgactctgttgccaaattgcctcccccagtgccatctcttctctggtgggaacctgcctggacccagggcaggatttctggaaacccctgcactttccctgtttcaggatgaagctgacctctctgcatctcagcttgcctggctcggagctggggaccacgcctactttctccaggtccagctggagcatccaaggcCCATTGAGGAAGAACTGGAAA tatcatgtccagagctccctccagctccagagccagagcaagggccagctccacggctagatccagctccagctcttgttccaccacctgtgctagagctggagccagtgtcacctccatcagtccctccagggccagagccaccaccaacatcagctccagccccagtgccagctcctgagctggagccagctggaccattggctccagggagaatcctcactccaactggagagataacagcagagccagatccagccccagagcccacctgccgctgggatgtgaccagcaagaacctgctgaaggaggagaagcctgacttcttggagtttcTTCCCAGGCTgttggcagagcagttgacactgatttACGTGGTGAACAGCCGGGAACTCACGGCAG ACTGTGGTTTTTGCTGCCTTGGgaaaatgtgcatctga